From one Colletotrichum destructivum chromosome 3, complete sequence genomic stretch:
- a CDS encoding Putative serine incorporator/TMS membrane protein, protein MGALLSLPLMAVPSIGTVIGFAASCCGAATCSAVCSACGKCGNSVATRIGYALILLVNSILSWIMLTPWAIEKLEHLMLDYVKIDCPNGQCYGWMAVHRFNFALGLFHLIFAGLLFGVTSSKNPRAAIQNGYWGPKVIVWLAFVVLSFLIPDEFFQFYGAYIARFGGMLFLILGLILLVDLAHNWAEYCLEQIEETDSKVWRTVLIGSTLGMYLASLAMTIVQYIFFAGSGCSMNQAAITINLLLWIGISFISVHPTVQEYNPKAGLAQGAMVAVYCTYLTMSAVSMEPDDKQCNPLVRAQGTRTTSVVIGAVVTMLTIAYTTTRAATQSLGLGSSGGIRLPEEDEHDLVTQQPSGHRQMRAEALRRAVEEGSLPADALLSDDESEAGNNHTHGDDERTRTQYNYTVFHIIFFLATTWIATLLTQSYDDQNADGNFAPVGRSYWASWVKIVSAWVCYAMYAWTLVAPVILPDRFDFS, encoded by the exons ATGGGGGCGTTGTTGTCTTTGCCGCTGATGGCGGTGCCGAGCATTGGCACG GTCATAGGGTTCGCTGCCAGTTGCTGCGGTGCAGCAACCTGCTCAGCTGTGTGCAGTGCCTGCGGGAAATGCGGCAACAG TGTTGCCACGCGTATTGGCTACGCCCTCATACTCCTTGTTAACTCGATTTTGTCCTGGATAATGCTCACTCCCTGGGCTATCGAGAAGCTCGAACACCTCATGCTTGACTATGTCAAGATCGACTGCCCCAATGGCCAGTGCTATGGCTGGATGGCTGTCCACCGCTTCAACTtcgcccttggcctcttcCATCTTATCTTTgccggcctcctcttcggcgtCACGTCTTCCAAGAACCCGCGAGCCGCCATACAAAATGGATACTGGGGTCCCAAGGTCATCGTCTGGCTTGCTTTCGTTGTTCTCTCTTTCCTGATTCCGGACGAGTTCTTCCAGTTCTACGGCGCCTACATCGCCCGCTTTGGTGGAATGCTGTTCCTCATCCTCGGTCTCATCCTCCTTGTTGATCTGGCACACAACTGGGCCGAATATTGTCTCGAACAAATAGAGGAAACCGACTCAAAGGTTTGGCGGACGGTGCTCATTGGCTCGACATTAGGCATGTACCTCGCCTCGCTCGCCATGACCATTGTCCAGTACATTTTCTTCGCTGGGTCCGGTTGCTCCATGAACCAGGCtgccatcaccatcaacctccTCCTTTGGATCGGCATTTCGTTCATCTCAGTTCACCCCACAGTCCAGGAGTACAATCCCAAGGCTGGACTGGCCCAGGGCGCCATGGTCGCTGTCTACTGCACGTATCTGACCATGTCTGCCGTCTCAATGGAGCCGGATGACAAACAATGTAACCCTCTTGTTCGCGCTCAGGGTACTCGGACGACCTCAGTTGTTATTGGTGCTGTTGTTACCATGCTGACCATTGCGTACACCACTACGAGGGCTGCCACGCAGAGTCTTGGACTAGGCTCCTCTGGCGGCATCCGACTtcccgaggaggacgagcaTGACCTTGTCACCCAGCAGCCCAGCGGCCATAGGCAGATGCGAGCCGAGGCGTtgcgccgcgccgtcgaAGAGGGCAGCTTGCCGGCAGATGCTCTCTTGTCCGATGACGAGAGTGAGGCTGGCAACAACCACACccacggcgacgatgagcgTACGAGGACCCAGTACAACTACACCGTCTTCCACATTATCTTCTTTCTGGCTACGACGTGGATCGCCACCCTATTGACTCAGAGCTACGACGACCAGAACGCTGATGGCAACTTTGCTCCCGTCGGTCGATCCTACTGGGCCAGCTGGGTTAAGATCGTGAGCGCCTGGGTCTGCTACGCCATGTATGCATGGACACTGGTGGCTCCTGTTATCCTTCCAGACCGCTTCGATTTTTCATGA
- a CDS encoding Putative cys/Met metabolism, pyridoxal phosphate-dependent enzyme, whose translation MSTPPNNGAAAKSSNPLKRVDLDGHDLPPSPAPSSPRNGRRRYALATELVYTDSNDQYGASSIPIYQSATFKQTSATGGNEYDYTRSGNPTRTHLERHLAKIMNATRALAVGSGMGALDVITRLLRPGDEVITGDDLYGGTNRLLAYLSSNQGIIVHHVDTTNVENVRHVISDKTAMVLLETPTNPLIKIVDIPSIAKLVHDANDKALIIVDNTMLSPMLLNPLDIGADIVYESGTKYLSGHHDIMAGVIGVNDSAIGDKLFFTINATGCGLSPNDSFLLMRGIKTLAIRMEKQQANAQQIAEFLESHGFKVRYPGLKSHPQYDLHWSMARGAGAVLSFETGDAALSERIVEAAKLYSISVSFGCVNSLISMPCQMSHASIDAKTRKERQMPEDLIRLCVGIEDVTDLIEDLSRALVQAGAVNVTLEGFHATASTQ comes from the exons ATGTCTACACCGCCCAACAATGGAGCTGCGGCCAAGTCCAGCAATCCTCTGAAGCGGGTTGACCTCGACGGTCACGacctccctccatctcccgcGCCGTCCAGTCCTCGTaatggccgccgccgttaTGCCCTCGCCACTGAGCTGGTCTACACTGACAGCAACGACCAGTATGGCGCTTCGAGCATTCCCATCTATCAGTCCGCAACCTTCAAACAGACTTCTGCGACTGGTGGCAACGAATATGACTACACTAGATCCGGCAACCCAACCCGCACTCACCTCGAGCGTCACTTGGCCAAGATCATGAACGCTACCAGAGCCCTTGCCGTTGGTTCCGGTATGGGTGCTCTGGATGTCATTACTCGCCTGTTGCGCCCGGGTGACGAGGTCATCACTGGCGATGACCTGTACGGAGGCACTAACCGGCTACTTGCGTACCTGTCTTCGAACCAGGGGATCATCGTTCACCATGTCGACACCACCAACGTCGAGAATGTTCGCCACGTTATTTCtgacaagacggccatggtTCTGCTCGAGACGCCGACAAACCCATTGATCAAGATTGTCGACATCCCCTCCATTGCCAAACTTGTGCATGACGCCAACGACAAAGCTTTGATCATTGTGGACAACACCATGCTCTCGCCCATGCTCTTGAACCCCCTGGATATTGGTGCCGACATTGTGTATGAGTCGGGAACGAAGTATCTGTCTGGACACCACGACATCATGGCGGGCGTGATTGGCGTCAACGACTCGGCCATTGGAGATAAGCTGTTCTTCACCATCAACGCCACCGGATGCGGTCTTTCGCCCAATGACTCGTTTCTCCTTATGAGGGGCATCAAGACGCTGGCTATCCGCAtggagaagcagcaggccaACGCCCAGCAGATTGCCGAATTCCTTGAGTCCCATGGGTTCAAGGTTCGTTATCCGGGACTCAAGTCCCACCCTCAATACGACCTGCACTGGTCCATGGCgcgtggcgccggcgccgttcTGTCCTTTGAGACTGGCGATGCTGCTCTTTCAGAGAGAATTGTCGAAGCCGCTAAGCTGTACAGCATTAGCGTGAGCTTCGGGTGTGTAAACAGCCTGATCAGTATGCCTTGCCAGATGAGCCATGCCAGCATCGACGCCAAAACCCGGAAGGAGAGGCAGATGCCGGAGGACCTCATCCGCCTCTGTGTGGGCATTGAGGATGTTACGGACTTGATCGAGGATCTCTCCCGAGCT CTCGTTCAGGCCGGAGCGGTCAACGTTACATTGGAAGGATTTCATGCTACCGCATCTACCCAGTAA